The Amycolatopsis sp. DG1A-15b genome window below encodes:
- a CDS encoding epoxide hydrolase family protein, producing the protein MSRLTTDVRAFEARATDADLDDLRARLAAARLPEAETVRHAASGAGRWDQGVPLADLVDVVHYWRTGYDWRSFEDRLDRIGQFRTTIDGLGIHFLHRRSPRADATPLILTHGWPGSIAEFVDVVAELADPEAADAPAFHVVVPSLPGFGYSDKPATTGWGTEKIAAAWVELMDRLGYPRFAAHGGDWGGNITTVLGGRFPEHVLGIHTTFAEGPPGLTTDGLTAVEREWAEETRHFWRHRAAYAKQQATRPQTIGYSLVDSPVGLLAWILDKFAEWSDTEDSPFETISRDRILDDVTLYWLTRTGASAARIYYESHNSLDPELRVDVPSAITMYPRDIEKYPRPWAEQRYRRIVRWRSPEAGGHFPSLEVPGYFVEDLREGLAAVLAADR; encoded by the coding sequence ATGTCCCGTCTCACCACCGACGTACGAGCATTCGAAGCCCGCGCCACCGACGCCGACCTCGACGATCTGCGCGCACGGCTGGCCGCGGCGCGGCTGCCGGAGGCCGAGACGGTCCGGCACGCCGCGTCCGGCGCCGGCCGATGGGACCAGGGCGTTCCCCTCGCCGACCTCGTCGACGTCGTGCACTACTGGCGCACGGGGTACGACTGGCGGTCGTTCGAAGACCGCCTCGACCGGATCGGCCAGTTCCGCACGACCATCGACGGGCTGGGCATCCACTTCCTGCACCGCCGGTCCCCGCGCGCGGACGCCACGCCGCTGATCCTGACGCACGGCTGGCCGGGCAGCATCGCCGAGTTCGTCGACGTCGTGGCCGAACTGGCCGATCCGGAAGCGGCCGACGCGCCGGCGTTCCACGTCGTGGTCCCGTCGCTGCCGGGCTTCGGTTACAGCGACAAGCCGGCCACCACCGGCTGGGGAACCGAAAAGATCGCGGCCGCGTGGGTGGAGCTGATGGACCGGCTCGGCTATCCGAGGTTCGCCGCCCACGGCGGCGACTGGGGCGGCAACATCACCACGGTGCTCGGCGGCAGGTTCCCGGAGCACGTTCTGGGCATCCACACCACGTTCGCGGAGGGCCCGCCCGGGTTGACCACGGACGGGCTGACGGCGGTCGAACGCGAGTGGGCCGAGGAAACCCGCCACTTCTGGCGCCACCGCGCGGCGTACGCGAAGCAGCAGGCCACCCGGCCGCAGACCATCGGCTATTCGCTCGTCGACTCACCGGTCGGGCTGCTCGCCTGGATCCTCGACAAGTTCGCCGAGTGGTCGGACACCGAAGACAGCCCCTTCGAGACGATTTCCCGGGACCGCATCCTCGACGACGTCACCCTGTACTGGCTGACGCGGACCGGCGCGTCGGCGGCCCGGATCTACTACGAAAGCCACAACTCGCTGGACCCGGAACTCCGGGTCGACGTCCCGTCGGCCATCACGATGTACCCCCGCGACATCGAGAAGTACCCGCGCCCCTGGGCGGAGCAGCGGTACCGGCGGATCGTCCGCTGGCGGTCACCCGAGGCCGGGGGGCACTTCCCCTCGCTGGAGGTTCCCGGGTACTTCGTCGAGGACCTGCGGGAAGGCCTCGCGGCCGTGCTGGCCGCCGACCGGTGA
- a CDS encoding CGNR zinc finger domain-containing protein, which produces MRAGFPDFRLGAVLATSFTATLTERRGDAVERIPTPQRLVDWLAVSGLAVESCTAAQLGLARELRESIHAAATAAATRDTLPAAAVQVINDRSVQGQASAVLTPEGHRRWQLGSASGVEDALGVIAADAISIIAGERDGKLALCASPTCRAAFFDTSQSRTRKWCDMNTCGNRQKKARFNANQRKNS; this is translated from the coding sequence ATGCGTGCTGGGTTCCCCGACTTCCGCCTCGGTGCCGTGCTGGCGACCAGCTTCACGGCGACGTTGACCGAGCGCCGCGGCGACGCCGTGGAGCGCATTCCCACACCGCAGCGGCTCGTCGACTGGCTGGCCGTGAGCGGCCTCGCCGTGGAGTCCTGCACCGCCGCCCAGCTCGGCCTCGCCCGCGAACTGAGGGAGTCGATCCACGCCGCCGCGACCGCGGCGGCGACCCGGGACACGCTCCCGGCGGCCGCGGTCCAGGTCATCAACGACCGCAGCGTTCAGGGCCAGGCCTCGGCCGTCCTGACGCCTGAAGGCCATCGGCGATGGCAGCTCGGCTCGGCGTCCGGTGTGGAGGACGCCCTCGGCGTGATCGCCGCCGACGCGATCAGCATCATCGCGGGCGAACGGGACGGGAAATTGGCTTTGTGCGCCTCACCGACCTGCCGGGCCGCCTTCTTCGACACCAGCCAAAGCCGCACGCGCAAATGGTGTGACATGAACACGTGCGGGAATCGCCAGAAGAAAGCGCGCTTCAACGCCAATCAGCGCAAAAACTCCTGA
- a CDS encoding hydrogenase maturation protein: protein MKILLLCSAFNGLSQRAWLGLRARGHRVTVRIVHDPQEIAAAAAATDPELIICPFLRRRVPDVVWRRYRTIIIHPGPEGDRGPSALDWAIMDAEPTWGVTALQATGDLDGGPIWGTRVFRMPADPPRKSTLYNTEVSDAALSLIGEVVSKAEDPGFTPRRQDRRVDAVRPLVRQADRAFSWGDPTDHVLRRIRAADGRPGVHTELAGVPVAVFDAQPGDASPGEPGTIAGRRQGAVLVRTGDGALWIGHARRLAPEAPGTAVKLPAVLALGDSVGEVPRIAGPPHLREIGYRQVGKVGLVDFAFYNGAMSTTQCRRLATAVRYAAAQDTAVLVLAGGEVFSNGLHLGVIDAHPDPAAEAWRNITAIDDLCREIIACSGQIVVSALAGDAGAGGVMLALGADKVIARDGVLLNPHYRKMGLYGSEYWTYVLPHRVGEAQAHRLTTRCEPITAADAAEVGLIDQLAGGDRAAFLATVLDYATELAAGGHAAALLGRKRETRDADEHRRPLETYRIRELAEMSHDIFDDRHGFARTRRAFLTGRPTGPAVPEAPRLPDPRMAPVS, encoded by the coding sequence TTGAAAATCTTGCTGCTGTGCTCGGCGTTCAACGGACTCAGTCAGCGCGCTTGGCTCGGCCTGCGCGCCCGCGGCCACCGCGTCACGGTCCGGATCGTGCACGATCCGCAGGAGATCGCCGCGGCGGCCGCGGCCACCGATCCCGAATTGATCATCTGCCCGTTCCTGCGCCGGCGGGTTCCGGACGTGGTCTGGCGCCGCTACCGCACGATCATCATCCATCCGGGCCCGGAAGGGGACCGCGGCCCGTCCGCGCTCGACTGGGCGATCATGGACGCCGAGCCCACCTGGGGCGTCACGGCCCTGCAGGCGACCGGGGACCTCGACGGCGGGCCGATCTGGGGCACCCGGGTGTTCCGGATGCCGGCCGATCCGCCGCGCAAGAGCACCCTCTACAACACCGAAGTGTCCGACGCCGCGCTGAGCCTGATCGGCGAGGTCGTGAGCAAGGCCGAAGACCCCGGGTTCACGCCGCGTCGCCAGGACCGCCGGGTGGACGCCGTCCGTCCCCTGGTCCGGCAGGCCGACCGAGCCTTCTCCTGGGGTGACCCGACCGACCACGTCCTGCGCCGCATCCGCGCCGCGGACGGCCGTCCCGGGGTGCACACCGAGCTGGCCGGGGTGCCGGTCGCGGTGTTCGACGCCCAGCCCGGCGACGCTTCGCCCGGCGAGCCCGGCACCATCGCCGGACGACGGCAGGGTGCCGTGCTGGTCCGGACCGGCGACGGCGCCCTGTGGATCGGGCACGCGCGGCGGCTGGCACCCGAAGCCCCCGGCACGGCGGTCAAGCTGCCGGCCGTTCTCGCTCTCGGGGACAGCGTCGGCGAGGTCCCCCGGATCGCCGGCCCGCCGCACCTCCGGGAAATCGGCTACCGCCAGGTGGGCAAGGTCGGCTTGGTGGACTTCGCGTTCTACAACGGCGCGATGTCCACCACCCAGTGCCGCCGGCTCGCCACGGCCGTGCGCTACGCCGCCGCGCAGGACACCGCCGTCCTGGTCCTGGCCGGCGGCGAGGTGTTCTCCAACGGCCTGCACCTGGGTGTCATCGACGCCCACCCGGATCCCGCGGCGGAAGCCTGGCGGAACATCACCGCGATCGACGACCTCTGCCGGGAGATCATCGCCTGCTCCGGCCAGATCGTCGTCTCCGCGCTCGCCGGCGACGCGGGCGCCGGCGGGGTGATGCTGGCTCTCGGCGCGGACAAGGTGATCGCCCGCGACGGCGTCCTGCTCAACCCGCACTACCGGAAAATGGGCCTCTACGGCTCGGAATACTGGACCTACGTGCTGCCTCACCGGGTCGGCGAGGCCCAGGCACACCGGCTGACCACCCGGTGCGAACCGATCACCGCCGCCGACGCGGCCGAGGTCGGGCTCATCGACCAGCTCGCCGGCGGCGACCGCGCGGCATTCCTCGCGACCGTGCTGGACTACGCCACCGAACTGGCCGCCGGCGGCCACGCGGCCGCCCTGCTCGGCCGCAAACGCGAGACCCGGGACGCCGACGAACACCGCAGACCCCTGGAGACCTACCGGATCCGGGAACTCGCCGAAATGAGCCACGACATCTTCGACGACCGCCACGGCTTCGCCCGCACCAGGCGCGCCTTCCTCACCGGCCGGCCCACCGGCCCGGCCGTGCCGGAAGCACCTCGCCTGCCCGACCCCCGGATGGCGCCCGTCAGCTGA